In one Corythoichthys intestinalis isolate RoL2023-P3 chromosome 16, ASM3026506v1, whole genome shotgun sequence genomic region, the following are encoded:
- the hao1 gene encoding hydroxyacid oxidase 1 — protein MSGKRVCVSDFEVEARKVLPKAVYDYYSSGAEEQTTLADNVAAFKRWRLIPRVLKDVSSVDLSVSVLGHKLNMPLCVAATAMQRMAHPDGETATARACQAMGTGMMLSSWATSTIEEVMSAMTTSPGVGSVLWLQLYIYKDRQLTLSLVRRAEEAGYKAIFVTVDTPYLGRRLEDMRNCFKLPSHLRLSNFSTDSLAFSEGDYGNDSGLAVYVAKAIDPTLCWDDITWLKKNTHLPVIVKGVLTGEDASRAVRYGVDGILVSNHGARQLDGVPATLDVLEEVVEAVKGRCDVYLDGGVRRGTDVLKALALGAKAVFIGRPVLWGLSCEGEQGVTAVLQLLKDELTLAMALAGCRSLAEVNRSLVRRVEFTSRI, from the exons ATGTCGGGTAAGCGCGTGTGCGTCTCCGACTTTGAGGTGGAAGCCAGGAAGGTTCTTCCTAAAGCTGTCTATGACTACTACAGCTCTGGAGCTGAGGAACAGACCACACTGGCTGACAATGTGGCGGCCTTCAAAAG GTGGCGCCTGATCCCTCGGGTGTTGAAGGATGTCTCTTCTGTGGATCTGAGTGTTTCTGTGTTGGGCCACAAGCTCAACATGCCCCTGTGTGTTGCAGCAACTGCTATGCAGAGGATGGCTCATCCAGATGGCGAGACAGCTACAGCAAGAG CCTGCCAAGCAATGGGGACAGGGATGATGCTGAGCTCTTGGGCCACCTCCACAATAGAGGAAGTGATGTCAGCGATGACAACCTCGCCAGGCGTCGGCAGTGTGCTGTGGCTGCAACTTTACATCTACAAGGACAGACAACTCACGCTCTCGCTCGTCCGACGAGCGGAGGAGGCGGGCTACAAGGCCATCTTTGTTACTGTGGATACGCCGTACTTGGGGAGGAGACTGGAGGACATGCGGAACTGCTTTAAATTGCCCTCACATTTAAG ATTGTCCAACTTCTCCACAGACTCCTTGGCTTTCTCCGAAGGAGACTATGGCAATGACAGTGGTTTGGCTGTTTATGTGGCAAAAGCCATCGATCCCACTCTCTGCTGGGATGATATTACCTGGCTCAAGAAAAACACGCACCTACCTGTGATCGTCAAAGGAGTGCTAACTG GGGAGGATGCTTCCAGGGCTGTGCGCTATGGTGTTGATGGCATTTTGGTGTCCAACCATGGCGCTCGACAACTGGACGGAGTTCCTGCCACG CTGGACGTGCTGGAGGAGGTTGTGGAGGCAGTAAAAGGTCGTTGCGATGTCTACCTGGATGGTGGAGTGCGGCGAGGGACTGATGTCCTGAAGGCGCTGGCTTTGGGAGCGAAAGCAGTCTTCATCGGTCGGCCTGTGTTGTGGGGCCTCTCATGTGAG GGTGAACAAGGTGTTACTGCCGTTCTACAACTTCTTAAAGATGAGCTGACACTAGCGATGGCCTTGGCAG gtTGTCGTTCACTAGCAGAAGTGAACCGATCTTTGGTCAGAAGAGTGGAGTTCACATCGAGAATTTAA